The Lewinellaceae bacterium genome has a segment encoding these proteins:
- a CDS encoding Gfo/Idh/MocA family oxidoreductase, whose protein sequence is MKDKPIVIIGGGSIGQRHIKNLQSLGFSNIFCLKRAADPAFETKFQVEVLTDYRELEHIQPWAVFICNPTSLHVESLEIAVRNGAHIFMEKPLIHNEEGLQKARSIMEGYDKVFFIGFMLRFHPLVKALKGIIEEGELGDVYSARFEFGSYLPYWHPWEDYKISYASNNALGGGVINTITHELDLVQYFFGKPESVMTHKTNLHKLDIEVEELFEGILIYNNKLVTLHLDYLQKDYDRRIRMLFDEGSVTWNWHENELVVKKHKSEIKKIELKDFEVNQLYIDELKSFFELIEKGNIHHSLDKSHAFENTSITLALHQSSDTHKNVKI, encoded by the coding sequence TTGAAGGATAAACCAATAGTGATAATTGGCGGGGGATCCATTGGCCAACGACACATTAAAAACCTGCAGTCGTTGGGTTTTTCCAATATCTTTTGTCTCAAGAGAGCCGCTGACCCCGCGTTTGAAACAAAATTTCAAGTTGAAGTGCTCACGGATTACCGTGAATTGGAGCATATTCAGCCCTGGGCGGTTTTTATTTGTAACCCTACTTCCCTTCATGTGGAAAGCCTCGAAATCGCTGTCCGCAACGGAGCGCATATTTTTATGGAAAAACCTCTGATCCATAACGAGGAAGGACTTCAAAAGGCGCGATCCATAATGGAAGGATATGATAAGGTGTTTTTTATTGGCTTTATGTTGCGGTTTCATCCACTGGTAAAAGCATTGAAAGGAATTATTGAGGAAGGAGAACTGGGTGATGTTTATTCGGCCCGCTTTGAATTTGGAAGTTATTTGCCGTATTGGCATCCCTGGGAAGACTATAAAATTTCCTATGCATCCAATAACGCGCTGGGAGGTGGAGTGATCAACACCATAACCCATGAATTGGATTTGGTGCAGTACTTTTTCGGAAAACCTGAAAGTGTTATGACTCATAAAACAAACCTTCATAAACTGGATATTGAAGTGGAGGAGCTTTTTGAAGGTATTCTAATTTATAACAATAAATTAGTTACACTGCACCTTGATTATCTTCAAAAAGATTACGATCGAAGGATTCGGATGCTGTTTGATGAAGGAAGCGTTACCTGGAACTGGCATGAAAATGAGCTGGTGGTCAAAAAACATAAATCTGAGATAAAGAAAATTGAGCTGAAAGACTTTGAGGTGAACCAATTGTATATTGATGAGTTAAAATCTTTTTTTGAATTGATTGAAAAAGGGAATATTCACCATAGCCTCGATAAAAGCCATGCTTTTGAAAACACATCAATAACATTAGCTTTGCATCAATCTTCGGACACCCATAAAAACGTAAAAATTTAA
- the wecB gene encoding UDP-N-acetylglucosamine 2-epimerase (non-hydrolyzing), which yields MSLIKLDIIAGARPNFMKIAPIIDALKDVEDRIKYRLIHTGQHYDERMSGSFFKELGIPSPHVNLGVGSGTQAEQTAKIMIGYEALLSEALADCCLVVGDVTSTMACSIVAKKMGLKVIHVEGGIRSYDLSMPEEINRMVTDSITDIFYTTSLVANENLRRLGHPEEKIRYVGNTMIDTLLKHMARFRKPEIWFELNLQPKAYFVMTLHRPANVDEENKLKALIDEVVHGALGMPVVFPVHPRTAKILKQLGIQAKNLYMIEPLGYLEFNYLVKHAFAVITDSGGITEETTVMKVPCMTLRDNTERPETISLGTNELVGTAPENIAPFMAKLHSGSWKKGEIPELWDGKTGIRIVKDLLSGK from the coding sequence ATGAGTTTGATAAAGTTAGATATTATCGCCGGAGCGAGGCCGAATTTCATGAAAATCGCCCCCATCATCGATGCCCTTAAGGATGTTGAAGACAGGATCAAATACCGTTTAATCCACACCGGCCAGCATTACGATGAAAGGATGTCGGGCAGCTTTTTTAAAGAACTGGGCATTCCTTCCCCTCATGTAAACCTGGGGGTCGGATCCGGGACTCAGGCCGAACAAACAGCGAAGATCATGATTGGATATGAGGCTTTGTTATCCGAAGCATTGGCCGATTGTTGTTTGGTGGTGGGAGATGTCACCTCTACGATGGCTTGTTCCATAGTCGCTAAAAAAATGGGCTTGAAAGTAATCCATGTTGAAGGCGGCATTCGTTCCTATGACCTCTCGATGCCTGAAGAGATAAATCGCATGGTTACCGATTCGATTACGGATATTTTTTACACGACTTCCCTGGTGGCCAACGAAAATTTAAGGCGTCTGGGACATCCAGAAGAAAAAATCCGCTATGTGGGCAATACGATGATCGACACCCTGTTAAAACATATGGCCCGGTTTCGGAAACCGGAGATTTGGTTTGAATTAAACCTGCAGCCCAAAGCCTATTTTGTCATGACTTTACATCGTCCGGCTAATGTGGACGAAGAAAATAAGCTTAAAGCATTAATTGACGAAGTCGTCCATGGCGCGCTCGGAATGCCGGTAGTTTTTCCCGTCCATCCCCGGACCGCCAAAATATTAAAACAACTCGGCATACAGGCCAAGAATCTTTACATGATTGAACCATTGGGTTATCTTGAATTTAATTACCTGGTGAAACATGCTTTTGCGGTCATAACCGATTCAGGAGGCATCACGGAGGAAACTACCGTAATGAAGGTGCCCTGTATGACCTTGCGGGATAATACCGAACGTCCGGAAACAATTTCTTTGGGGACCAACGAACTGGTGGGTACGGCTCCGGAAAACATTGCCCCTTTTATGGCAAAATTGCATAGCGGTAGCTGGAAAAAGGGTGAAATTCCGGAATTATGGGATGGTAAAACAGGGATCCGTATTGTAAAAGATTTATTATCGGGGAAATAA
- a CDS encoding glycosyltransferase family 4 protein has translation MKIGIDATNIKAGGGLVHLKKILENNPPSNIEISVIGGKWLDAISNKIWLTKVIFLKPFASLLTQEFFKRTRLPKILNKTDIIFVPGGTFSTKKRPYVSMSQNMLVFEKDERDRFPISFNWVRYIILERLQLRSFESAAGIIFISNYAKNYILSKYPRLASIKSTVIYHGISNEFRAKPKTQNRIEAYSEAIPFKLLYVSIINFYKHQWNVIEAVKRLRSEHFPIQLDLIGPMYEPARMRFQESIEGSEDFINYIGRVDYDQISNKYKEADLFVFASSCENMPNILVEAMSAGLPILCSNFGPMPEILKDGGDYMDPTNVDSIYLGIKKLLNDPNRREVIAKKAYHIAETFAWEKSAQETFDFIEHIYRSNSEGK, from the coding sequence GTGAAGATTGGAATAGATGCAACAAATATAAAGGCAGGTGGAGGGTTGGTACATTTGAAAAAAATTCTTGAAAATAACCCTCCTTCAAACATTGAAATTTCAGTGATCGGAGGAAAATGGCTTGATGCAATTTCTAACAAAATATGGTTAACGAAGGTTATTTTTTTGAAGCCATTTGCTTCACTATTGACACAGGAATTTTTTAAAAGAACTCGATTACCCAAAATATTAAATAAAACCGATATCATTTTTGTGCCTGGAGGAACTTTCAGTACAAAAAAAAGGCCATATGTAAGTATGTCGCAAAATATGTTGGTTTTTGAGAAAGATGAACGAGATCGATTCCCAATTTCCTTTAATTGGGTGAGATATATTATTTTGGAAAGACTCCAATTACGATCTTTTGAAAGTGCAGCTGGAATTATTTTTATTTCAAATTATGCTAAGAATTATATTTTAAGCAAATATCCAAGACTGGCTAGTATAAAATCCACTGTAATCTATCATGGAATATCAAATGAATTTCGAGCTAAGCCCAAAACACAAAATAGAATAGAGGCCTATAGTGAGGCAATACCATTTAAGTTACTTTATGTTTCAATAATAAATTTTTATAAACATCAATGGAATGTAATTGAGGCTGTAAAACGGTTGCGTTCTGAACATTTTCCAATTCAATTAGACTTGATTGGCCCTATGTACGAACCAGCCAGAATGCGATTCCAGGAATCTATTGAGGGTTCTGAAGATTTTATAAACTATATTGGGCGAGTTGATTACGATCAGATTTCTAATAAATATAAAGAGGCTGATTTATTTGTTTTTGCTTCATCTTGTGAAAATATGCCTAATATTTTGGTAGAAGCAATGTCTGCAGGGTTACCAATTTTATGTTCAAACTTCGGCCCTATGCCAGAAATTTTAAAGGATGGAGGAGATTATATGGATCCGACTAATGTAGACTCAATTTATTTGGGAATCAAAAAATTATTAAATGATCCTAATAGACGAGAAGTAATAGCTAAAAAAGCATATCATATTGCAGAAACGTTTGCTTGGGAAAAATCGGCCCAGGAAACATTTGATTTTATTGAACACATTTATCGTTCTAACAGTGAGGGAAAATAA
- a CDS encoding O-antigen ligase family protein: MIPGLVLSMDFNALIDIFIPFTVIWILNYKKEFYYDVLYRASLTVAIICFLSIFSAFTGIMDFQANGPWFSSFSAAGFGGYPTGYSNSLFLFIPFIVYKYRIANRKIISKETVIILIIISAQYISGGRAGLLASLFVIFIGFRASFILKVFLIILIAFAFQSENVQRHFRITNAGKNRYERNLDEISSGRLYLDKYYYEKFLKRPLFGYGFGEKEEMELSLDAHIIWLRNVVDGGLIYFFFLLYFFIEIFKKIRNNFTLKREERKFFYILFFSTLIITFLEPNYLIGSVQGEFVYWFLISLLLKRERTISNPSLNEKMLS, encoded by the coding sequence ATGATTCCAGGATTGGTTTTGTCCATGGATTTTAATGCATTAATTGATATTTTTATTCCATTTACAGTGATCTGGATTTTAAATTATAAAAAAGAATTCTATTATGATGTTTTGTATCGGGCCTCTCTAACCGTGGCTATAATTTGTTTTCTGAGTATTTTTTCCGCTTTTACAGGAATAATGGATTTTCAGGCAAATGGACCATGGTTTTCAAGTTTTTCTGCTGCAGGATTTGGAGGGTATCCAACAGGGTATTCGAACTCACTTTTTTTATTTATTCCTTTTATTGTTTACAAGTATAGAATTGCGAATAGAAAAATCATATCAAAGGAGACTGTAATTATTTTGATTATTATTTCCGCACAATATATAAGTGGTGGAAGAGCAGGACTTTTAGCCTCTTTGTTTGTTATTTTTATTGGTTTTCGAGCGTCATTTATTCTTAAAGTCTTTCTGATAATACTTATTGCATTTGCTTTTCAGTCTGAAAATGTTCAAAGACATTTTAGAATCACAAATGCAGGAAAAAACAGATATGAAAGAAATTTGGATGAAATTTCTTCAGGAAGGCTTTATCTGGATAAGTATTATTATGAAAAATTTTTAAAAAGACCATTGTTTGGATATGGTTTTGGCGAAAAGGAAGAAATGGAATTAAGCCTTGATGCACATATTATTTGGCTGAGGAATGTAGTTGATGGGGGATTAATTTATTTCTTTTTCTTGTTATATTTCTTTATTGAAATTTTTAAAAAAATACGAAATAATTTCACATTGAAAAGAGAAGAAAGGAAGTTTTTCTATATCCTCTTTTTTTCAACATTGATAATTACCTTTCTTGAGCCAAATTACTTAATTGGGTCAGTTCAGGGCGAATTTGTTTATTGGTTTTTGATAAGTTTGTTATTAAAAAGAGAACGAACTATCAGTAATCCAAGTTTGAATGAAAAAATGCTTTCATAG
- a CDS encoding glycosyltransferase: MTKKDIGIYPWVENEEEKGDTHQILFKAELQKKGYHVKKLIYKKGFPISNAINQQIDVLILDWVHSFYTSPRFFFTVIKSILGIIDLATFDKKGIVIIWNMHNLSRHDGKYKVIERFCFKYLARKVNFIRVFDKSHVQKVAKYLNIGIEKIIFIPQGPYFFKERTKVNLNDRYRIPTSKRILLFFGNVRKGKGIMEFIKSFLEVKSEKWVLLIAGKSIEQDLSGGIKDHANSNENIIFDDRFIPDSEVECYFQQTDRLVLPYINTLNSGVLLLAKAFGTPVLANENFHELVSGNDMVGDLFDPRVLSQLLDLISFPTGKEAIFSNNTIYSWEEVISDFEKLFN; this comes from the coding sequence ATGACTAAAAAAGATATCGGAATTTACCCCTGGGTAGAGAATGAGGAGGAAAAAGGTGATACCCATCAGATTTTATTTAAAGCAGAGCTACAAAAAAAAGGGTATCATGTTAAAAAATTAATTTATAAAAAGGGCTTCCCAATTTCTAACGCGATTAATCAGCAGATTGATGTGTTAATATTAGATTGGGTTCATTCATTTTATACTTCCCCTAGATTTTTTTTCACTGTAATTAAAAGCATTTTGGGTATAATAGATTTGGCCACTTTTGATAAGAAAGGGATTGTAATTATATGGAACATGCATAATTTAAGTCGTCATGATGGAAAATATAAAGTCATTGAAAGATTTTGTTTTAAATATTTAGCCCGAAAAGTAAATTTTATAAGAGTCTTTGATAAATCTCATGTTCAGAAAGTTGCTAAGTATCTCAACATAGGAATCGAAAAAATTATCTTTATTCCCCAAGGGCCATATTTTTTTAAGGAAAGAACAAAAGTAAATTTAAATGACAGATATAGGATCCCAACCTCAAAACGCATTCTACTTTTTTTTGGAAATGTAAGAAAAGGAAAAGGCATTATGGAGTTTATAAAATCATTCCTTGAGGTAAAATCGGAGAAATGGGTTTTATTGATTGCTGGAAAATCCATCGAACAAGACTTGAGTGGGGGAATTAAAGACCATGCAAATTCAAATGAAAATATTATTTTCGATGATCGATTTATACCAGATTCTGAAGTTGAGTGCTATTTTCAGCAAACTGATCGGCTCGTTTTGCCTTATATAAATACTTTAAACTCGGGAGTTTTATTATTGGCAAAGGCCTTTGGCACCCCCGTATTGGCAAATGAAAATTTTCATGAATTGGTTTCAGGAAATGACATGGTGGGGGATCTTTTTGACCCAAGAGTATTGTCCCAATTGCTCGACTTGATATCATTCCCAACGGGAAAAGAAGCTATTTTCTCAAACAATACCATTTATTCATGGGAAGAGGTGATAAGTGATTTTGAAAAATTATTCAATTGA
- a CDS encoding bi-domain-containing oxidoreductase, producing the protein MKQIIQDLKKGDTILVEVPVPLVKPGYILVKTSRSLVSLGTERMLVEFGKANFLQKARQQPERVKMVLDKAKTDGLKPTIEAVFNKLNQPLSMGYCNAGVVVAVGKGVEEFKVGDRVASNGPHAEYVLVPKNLAAKVPDNVSDEAAAFSVIGAIGLQGIRLLQPTFGETIVVVGLGLIGLVTAELLKANGCNVIGFDIDPEKLKIAESKGILAINPSKGTDPVKFVNLATQGEGADGVIITASSKSNDIIAQSAQMCRKRGRVVLIGVIGLNLNRADFYEKEITFQVSCSYGPGRYDESYEAKGQDYPIGFVRWTEKRNFEAVLNAISTGRLDVQPLITHRLPLSEYKTVYDNMTGSEAIATLLIYESHEPPRSTIELSSRSFEGEKGVVGIVGAGNFTSSTVLPQLKKLGVDVKYIASLGGLSSTILAKRFGIKYSTSDYKEILLDDEVDLVFITTKHNLHASMVVESLSAGKSVFVEKPLALTEAELSKIISVYQEQQATLTVGYNRRFAPLAQKMKHLLGEDQLPQNIVATMNAGFIPPGVWVHDMEVGGGRIIGEACHYIDLCTYLSGSKVKAVCMNAMGMNPEENTDNASILLKYENGTNAVINYFGNGSKAYAKERVEVYSQERTLVMDNWRKLKAYGFKRGSDASGKQDKGHLNQFKSLIERQKKGGAAIIPFEEIVNTTKASFAAVESLRQGGWIEIH; encoded by the coding sequence GTGAAGCAAATCATCCAAGACCTTAAAAAAGGAGATACCATTTTGGTGGAAGTGCCGGTGCCGCTGGTTAAACCAGGATATATTCTGGTGAAAACGAGCCGGAGCCTGGTTTCTTTAGGGACCGAACGAATGTTGGTGGAATTCGGGAAAGCCAATTTTTTGCAAAAGGCCCGCCAGCAACCTGAGCGGGTAAAAATGGTGTTGGACAAGGCTAAAACTGACGGGCTGAAGCCTACCATAGAGGCTGTCTTCAATAAATTAAATCAACCGCTGTCCATGGGGTATTGTAATGCAGGGGTGGTGGTGGCTGTTGGCAAAGGGGTGGAGGAATTTAAGGTAGGAGATCGCGTGGCCTCCAACGGGCCTCATGCCGAATATGTACTGGTACCCAAAAACCTGGCGGCGAAAGTACCGGATAATGTTTCGGATGAAGCAGCGGCTTTTTCAGTCATTGGCGCCATCGGATTGCAGGGAATAAGGTTGCTTCAACCTACCTTCGGCGAAACGATCGTGGTTGTTGGATTGGGACTAATTGGCCTGGTTACAGCAGAGTTACTGAAGGCCAATGGCTGTAATGTGATCGGCTTTGATATTGACCCTGAAAAACTCAAAATCGCCGAATCCAAAGGCATTTTGGCCATCAACCCGTCGAAGGGCACGGATCCTGTCAAATTTGTGAACCTGGCAACCCAAGGCGAAGGAGCGGATGGGGTGATCATTACCGCTTCTTCCAAAAGCAATGACATCATTGCCCAATCGGCTCAGATGTGCCGTAAACGGGGTAGGGTAGTGCTCATTGGCGTGATCGGACTCAACCTGAATCGGGCTGATTTTTATGAAAAGGAAATCACTTTCCAGGTATCCTGTTCTTATGGTCCCGGTAGATATGATGAATCCTATGAAGCAAAAGGCCAGGATTATCCAATTGGATTTGTCCGGTGGACTGAAAAAAGAAATTTTGAAGCAGTACTGAACGCCATTTCTACGGGAAGACTTGATGTACAGCCATTGATAACCCATAGGCTGCCGTTGTCGGAGTACAAAACGGTTTATGACAATATGACCGGGTCCGAAGCGATAGCGACCCTCCTTATTTATGAAAGTCATGAACCTCCTCGTTCAACCATAGAACTTTCCTCCAGGTCGTTTGAAGGTGAAAAAGGAGTGGTGGGCATTGTAGGGGCTGGAAATTTCACGAGTTCGACGGTTTTGCCTCAATTGAAAAAACTGGGGGTGGATGTTAAATACATAGCAAGTTTAGGCGGGCTGTCGTCCACTATTCTTGCTAAACGATTTGGCATCAAATATTCCACTTCAGATTATAAAGAAATCTTACTTGATGATGAAGTCGATCTGGTTTTTATCACGACTAAGCATAATTTACATGCCTCCATGGTCGTCGAATCGCTCAGTGCAGGTAAAAGTGTTTTTGTCGAAAAACCCCTGGCATTGACCGAAGCAGAATTATCGAAGATCATTTCCGTTTACCAGGAGCAACAGGCTACTTTAACCGTTGGTTACAACAGGAGATTTGCACCTTTGGCCCAAAAAATGAAACATTTACTGGGAGAGGATCAATTACCCCAAAATATCGTTGCCACTATGAATGCCGGCTTTATCCCGCCAGGTGTTTGGGTTCATGATATGGAAGTAGGTGGCGGGCGAATTATTGGAGAGGCGTGTCATTACATAGATCTCTGCACCTATTTGTCAGGCAGTAAAGTCAAAGCCGTTTGTATGAATGCCATGGGAATGAATCCGGAGGAAAATACGGACAATGCCAGTATTTTATTGAAATATGAAAACGGCACCAATGCGGTCATCAATTATTTTGGAAATGGCAGTAAAGCTTATGCAAAGGAACGCGTTGAGGTCTATTCCCAGGAACGCACCCTGGTGATGGACAATTGGCGCAAACTCAAAGCTTACGGTTTCAAGCGGGGATCCGATGCCTCCGGGAAACAGGACAAGGGCCATTTGAACCAGTTTAAATCATTGATAGAGCGCCAGAAAAAAGGAGGAGCCGCCATCATCCCCTTTGAAGAGATAGTCAACACCACCAAGGCATCCTTTGCCGCAGTAGAATCCCTTCGGCAGGGAGGATGGATAGAAATCCATTAA
- a CDS encoding acyltransferase, with protein MKKILVSLYVVYKSAMEYLIREWLMFVPFHAFRKALIKMQFNSVGKNTNFLIGVEFRNPKNISIGSNSVVNKKVLLDGRGGKLVIGNNVDIAQETNIWTLEHDVHSDVHADKGGDVIIEDYVWIASRVTILPGVKVGRGAVIATNSVVTKDVEAMTIVGGIPAKPIGTRKSKLHYSLNYQPWFR; from the coding sequence ATGAAGAAAATATTAGTTAGTCTTTATGTTGTTTATAAAAGCGCCATGGAATATTTGATCCGGGAATGGTTAATGTTTGTCCCTTTTCATGCTTTCCGGAAAGCCTTGATAAAAATGCAGTTTAACAGCGTAGGAAAAAATACGAACTTTTTGATCGGGGTGGAATTTCGCAATCCTAAAAATATTTCTATAGGATCCAATTCCGTAGTAAATAAAAAAGTGTTATTGGATGGACGTGGGGGAAAATTAGTCATCGGAAACAACGTAGACATTGCCCAGGAAACCAATATCTGGACCTTGGAACATGATGTACACAGTGATGTTCATGCAGATAAGGGAGGAGATGTTATCATAGAGGATTATGTTTGGATTGCTTCCAGAGTGACTATTTTGCCAGGAGTGAAAGTGGGGAGGGGAGCGGTCATTGCCACTAATTCGGTCGTTACAAAAGACGTGGAAGCCATGACGATTGTTGGTGGAATCCCGGCAAAGCCTATTGGAACGCGAAAAAGCAAATTGCACTATTCTCTAAATTATCAGCCCTGGTTCAGGTAA
- a CDS encoding HAD-IIIA family hydrolase yields the protein MLPILNNIKLFITDIDGVWTDGGMYYDQGDNEWKKFNTSDSAGVLFLKLLEIKVAIITGEETQIVTRRAKKLKIQDCFQGVKDKVVVAEKLLEKYGLDWSEVAYIGDDLNDIKLLEKAGLSACPANAPDYVKSRVDWVLTKNGGEGVFREFVEAFLQQIEAMEKVILLFLDQQNSLNQ from the coding sequence ATGCTGCCGATTTTGAATAATATTAAACTGTTTATTACAGATATTGACGGAGTATGGACCGATGGAGGAATGTATTACGATCAGGGGGATAATGAGTGGAAGAAATTTAATACTTCCGACAGTGCCGGCGTACTGTTTTTGAAGTTGCTTGAAATAAAAGTGGCCATTATTACCGGTGAGGAAACTCAAATCGTCACCCGCCGGGCAAAAAAGCTAAAAATACAGGATTGTTTCCAGGGGGTTAAAGATAAAGTCGTGGTGGCAGAAAAACTGTTGGAAAAATATGGGTTGGATTGGAGTGAGGTGGCTTATATCGGCGACGATTTAAATGACATAAAATTGCTTGAAAAGGCAGGCCTGAGTGCTTGCCCTGCCAACGCACCGGATTATGTTAAATCAAGAGTGGACTGGGTTTTAACAAAAAACGGAGGAGAAGGAGTGTTTCGTGAATTTGTAGAAGCTTTTTTGCAGCAAATCGAAGCAATGGAAAAAGTGATTCTTTTATTCCTGGACCAGCAGAACTCATTAAATCAATAA
- a CDS encoding SDR family oxidoreductase has translation MELVNRLFNLTGRNIIIAGGAGQIGFAFVEILLDAGATIIIADIDTQMAEEKCDASAIALQNKSRVFIKKADVSDGAGLDDFYSELEKEFGTIYGLVNVFHFKGNTRKLDTSSNFFAGFEHYPEEAWDLVHDINLKGSFLMSQKALPLIEKHGKGVIVNISSTYGLVSANKNIYGDSGINSPVAYATSKAALLNLTRYMATHLADKNIRVNSLSPGGVFNNQSEEFLTNYTNLTPLKRMAVPEDYQGAILYLMSDASSYMTGANLVVDGGWTAW, from the coding sequence ATGGAATTAGTTAATCGGTTATTTAACCTGACCGGAAGGAACATTATCATAGCAGGAGGAGCCGGTCAAATAGGATTTGCCTTTGTGGAAATACTTCTGGATGCCGGGGCCACGATCATCATTGCGGATATAGATACACAAATGGCGGAGGAAAAGTGTGATGCTTCGGCCATTGCCCTCCAAAATAAATCACGTGTTTTTATCAAAAAAGCAGATGTTTCCGACGGGGCTGGGCTCGATGATTTCTACAGCGAATTGGAAAAGGAGTTTGGAACAATATACGGCCTGGTAAATGTCTTTCACTTTAAAGGAAACACGCGCAAACTCGATACTTCCTCCAATTTTTTTGCCGGATTTGAGCATTATCCTGAGGAGGCCTGGGATCTGGTGCACGATATTAATTTAAAGGGAAGTTTTCTGATGAGCCAAAAAGCGTTGCCCTTGATTGAAAAGCACGGGAAAGGCGTTATTGTCAATATCTCATCCACTTATGGATTGGTCAGTGCCAATAAAAATATTTACGGAGATTCAGGGATTAATTCTCCGGTAGCGTATGCGACTTCAAAGGCCGCATTACTCAATCTGACCCGGTACATGGCCACTCACCTGGCCGATAAAAATATCAGGGTCAACAGTTTAAGTCCCGGGGGCGTCTTTAACAACCAGTCTGAAGAGTTTTTGACCAATTACACCAACCTGACCCCTTTAAAAAGGATGGCTGTTCCTGAGGATTACCAGGGCGCAATTCTCTACTTAATGTCCGATGCCTCCTCTTATATGACAGGAGCCAACCTGGTAGTGGATGGAGGCTGGACAGCCTGGTAA
- a CDS encoding glycosyltransferase family 4 protein: MLNLKKSEFFSIVIWMNMPSHHQQAFFEALGNRNRIKLQIRFYDKVSMSRIKLGWDNHSTLPENQSYIPNRNVMDALGTISNWKKCVHIVPGFSHPFLKELLAILIEKDVNWIHWSERSGKPFSKLLNYNYSLVKLIYPIFLWIKGYYSYSKKINKYGLGSFAVSSLAYNDFILWGVKSEKIRLLNYSLKPLIDLPTLKFDSFIEKNKQVKYFIYVGSLTKHKGIEPLLRSFSRLKNSEGWMLILVGDDHSNGYYKKLTDALKLKSKVYFTGAVNHKKVLEYINSAHILILPTLFDGWGAVLNEAASLSKPLISTDQCGAAFHLIEQNKNGFRVKANSVKSLTIAMQFYIDNPDLIGLHGKKSLELFQKNSPEETAKKFEENILELLAI; this comes from the coding sequence TTGTTAAATTTAAAGAAATCGGAATTTTTTTCAATTGTTATTTGGATGAACATGCCTTCACATCATCAGCAGGCATTTTTTGAAGCGCTGGGAAATCGAAATCGTATAAAATTACAAATTCGGTTTTATGATAAAGTATCAATGAGTCGAATAAAATTGGGATGGGATAATCATAGTACATTACCTGAAAATCAATCTTATATTCCTAATAGAAATGTAATGGATGCTTTAGGAACTATTTCCAACTGGAAAAAATGTGTTCATATTGTACCGGGCTTTTCCCATCCTTTTTTAAAGGAATTACTGGCTATTTTAATCGAGAAAGATGTCAATTGGATTCATTGGAGTGAACGCAGTGGTAAACCATTTTCTAAATTATTAAACTACAATTATTCTCTTGTAAAACTTATTTACCCCATTTTTTTATGGATTAAAGGCTATTATTCTTATTCAAAAAAAATTAATAAATACGGACTAGGTTCATTTGCTGTAAGTTCATTAGCCTATAATGATTTTATTCTTTGGGGAGTGAAATCAGAGAAAATCAGACTGTTAAATTATTCACTAAAGCCGCTAATTGATCTTCCTACATTGAAATTTGATTCGTTTATTGAAAAAAACAAACAGGTTAAATATTTTATTTACGTAGGATCTTTAACCAAACATAAGGGGATTGAGCCTTTATTAAGGTCTTTTTCGAGACTTAAAAATTCGGAGGGGTGGATGTTGATATTAGTAGGGGATGATCATTCAAATGGTTATTATAAAAAACTTACCGATGCCTTAAAACTAAAATCAAAGGTTTACTTTACAGGAGCTGTAAATCATAAAAAGGTCCTCGAATATATAAACAGTGCTCATATTTTAATTTTGCCAACATTGTTTGATGGTTGGGGGGCAGTATTAAATGAGGCAGCTTCATTAAGTAAACCTTTAATCTCAACCGACCAGTGTGGTGCAGCATTTCATTTAATCGAGCAAAATAAAAATGGTTTTAGGGTAAAAGCAAATTCAGTAAAAAGTTTAACAATTGCTATGCAATTCTATATTGATAATCCTGATTTAATTGGGCTTCATGGGAAAAAATCATTGGAATTATTTCAAAAAAATTCACCTGAAGAAACAGCCAAAAAATTTGAAGAAAATATTCTTGAACTTTTAGCAATTTAA